ACATGCCAGTTAAAAAGACGACCAAAAAGAAAGCGGCCAGGAAGCCTGCCCGAAAGACAACCAGGAAAGCTGCGCCAAAGAGGAAAACCACTAAGAAGACTGCCGCCAGGAAGAAAGTAGCCAGAAAAGTCGCACCGAAGAAGAAAGCGGCCCCGAAGAAAAAAGCCACTAAACGTAAACCGAACGCGGCATTTATGAAACCAATGACACCTTCGGCTGCGTTGGCTGAGGTCGTGGGGAGTAAAGCTATTCCTCGCACCGAAGTCACCAAGAAACTTTGGGCTTATATCAAGAAGCATGATCTCCAGGATCCGAAAAACAGACGGGATATCATTGC
This genomic interval from Candidatus Zixiibacteriota bacterium contains the following:
- a CDS encoding SWIB/MDM2 domain-containing protein, yielding MPVKKTTKKKAARKPARKTTRKAAPKRKTTKKTAARKKVARKVAPKKKAAPKKKATKRKPNAAFMKPMTPSAALAEVVGSKAIPRTEVTKKLWAYIKKHDLQDPKNRRDIIADAKLKGVFGGKKKVNMFEMTKLVSKHLK